A region from the Rosa rugosa chromosome 6, drRosRugo1.1, whole genome shotgun sequence genome encodes:
- the LOC133717680 gene encoding protein WUSCHEL-like produces MYSSISTSSHPMTQEPRTLQLMELQTPQQMEPQQQQPTEEGGNTQAAGSSANMDFWRSRTRWIPTPEQIRILKDLYYVKGFKCPTTEQIHEICLQLNQYGHVEGKNIYFWFQNVRAREKQMNRCNQAAPVPMRTSSLGTGRSIDLNFGSTGSTGAGGSIDINFGPAGGSIDINFGSTSSTDDGRSIDLNFGSTYSTGGQTSLQQRGGDHQEVQTLPLFPVHGEDVFGNLKTTSEEGSAHDYYFGGSGGYNRGSPVSLELSLNPSGAAD; encoded by the exons atgtattcctcgatttccacatcctctcaccccatgacccaagagccacgaactctgcaactaatggagctccaaaccccgcaacaaatggaaccacaacaacagcaaccaacagaggagggaggaaacacccaagcagctggaagtagtgccaacatggatttctggcgaagccgtaccaggtggattcctactccagaacaaataagaatcctcaaggatctttactacgtcaagggatttaagtgcccaactacagagcagattcacgagatctgtctccagctgaaccagtatgggcatgttgagggtaagaacatttacttttggttccagaacgtcagggctcgagagaagcagatgaataggtgtaatcaggctgctccagtgcccatgagaactagttctcttggtactggtagatccattgatctcaattttgggtccactggttctactggtgctggtggatccatcgacatcaattttgggccagctggtggatccattgacatcaattttgggtccactagttctactgatgatggtagatctattgatctcaactttggttccacctattctactg gaggacaaacatccctgcaacaacgaggaggagatcaccaggaggttcaaactcttcctctgttccccgtgcacggcgaggacgtctttggtaacctgaagactacttccgaggaaggtagtgcacatgattactatttcggtggctcaggcggttacaaccgtggatctccagtttctcttgagctcagcctcaacccatccggagctgctgactag